From the Lampris incognitus isolate fLamInc1 chromosome 6, fLamInc1.hap2, whole genome shotgun sequence genome, one window contains:
- the lctlb gene encoding lactase-like b isoform X1 yields the protein MLSRCAVRVCHVLMLVLCLSAAEDFDWTKNDRGSFYYGTFPAGFSWGAGSSAYQTEGAWDKDGKGLSIWDVFSHKKGKILRNDTGDSSCEGYYKTKEDISLMKELKLNHYRFSISWPRLIPTGIKSDHVNEKGIKYYDDLIDHLLENKITPIVTLYHWDLPQVLQEKYGGWQNISMVNYFNEYANLCFERFGNRVKYWITFNNPWSVAVEGYETGEHAPGLKLRGTGAYRVAHHIIKAHAKVWHTYDTQWRGKQKGLIGISLSGDWGEPVDISNQKDVEAAERYVQFYMGWFATPIFHGDYPQVMKDFIGKKSAQQGLGSSRLPTFSSQEKSYIKGTCDFLGIGHFTTRYITQKNYPSGRGGSSYFTDRDLAELVDPRWPDPGSEWLYSVPWGFRRLLNFVKTQYGNPMMYVTENGVSEKLLCTELCDDWRIQYYKDYINEMLKAIKDGVNVRGYTAWSLLDKFEWDEGYSERFGLYYVDFRNKNKPRYPKASVQFYKRIISSNGFPSQKEVENWRRKATETCSSSNQLLAADPLTSHMEMVTEIVVPTVCTLCILLSAIFLMFLLRRRN from the exons ATGCTGTCCCGCTGTGCGGTCAGGGTGTGCCATGTGCTTATGTTGGTGCTGTGTCTGTCTGCGGCTGAGGACTTCGACTGGACAAAGAACGACCGCGGCTCCTTCTATTATGGCACTTTTCCAGCTG GATTTTCGTGGGGTGCCGGCAGTTCAGCCTATCAAACAGAAGGAGCCTGGGACAAAGATGGAAAAGGACTGAGCATCTGGGATGTGTTCAGCCACAAGAAAGGCAAAATCCTGCGTAATGACACCGGAGACTCCTCTTGTGAGGGCTACTACAAAACCAAG GAAGATATCTCTCTGATGAAAGAGTTGAAGCTAAACCACTACCGCTTTTCTATCTCCTGGCCCAGGCTCATTCCAACTGGGATCAAGT CTGACCATGTAAATGAAAAAGGGATCAAGTATTATGATGACCTGATTGACCACCTGCTAGAGAACAAGATCACTCCCATTGTCACTCTGTATCACTGGGATCTTCCACAG GTCTTGCAGGAAAAATACGGCGGATGGCAAAATATTAGCATGGTCAATTATTTTAATGAATATGCTAACCTCTGCTTTGAAAGATTTGGGAATCGAGTAAAATACTGGATCACTTTCAACAATCCATGG TCGGTGGCTGTCGAAGGCTACGAGACGGGTGAGCATGCTCCTGGACTGAAACTGAGAGGAACTGGGGCCTACCGGGTAGCTCATCACATTATCAAG GCACATGCTAAAGTTTGGCATACGTACGACACACAGTGGAGGGGGAAACAAAAAG GTCTGATTGGCATCTCTCTGTCCGGGGACTGGGGAGAGCCGGTGGACATTAGCAACCAAAAGGATGTTGAAGCAGCTGAGAGATATGTCCAATTCTATATGGGGTGGTTTGCCACACCCATCTTTCATGGGGACTACCCTCAAGTGATGAAAGACTTCATTGGCAA AAAGAGTGCGCAGCAGGGCCTGGGATCCTCTCGCCTGCCCACTTTCTCCTCCCAAGAGAAGAGTTACATCAAGGGCACCTGTGACTTCCTTGGCATTGGCCATTTCACCACCCGCTACATCACCCAAAAGAATTACCCATCAGGCCGCGGCGGTAGCAGCTACTTCACCGACCGAGACCTGGCTGAGCTGGTTGATCCTCGCTGGCCAGACCCTGGGTCCGAGTGGCTCTACTCTGTACCTTGGGGATTCAGACGCCTGCTCAACTTTGTCAAG ACTCAGTACGGGAACCCAATGATGTACGTGACGGAGAACGGGGTGTCCGAGAAGCTGTTATGCACAGAGCTGTGCGATGATTGGAGAATACAGTATTATAAAGACTACATCAATGAGATGCTTAAAG CAATAAAAGATGGAGTCAACGTAAGGGGCTACACCGCCTGGTCTTTGCTGGACAAGTTTGAGTGGGACGAGGGCTATTCAGAACGGTTCGGCCTGTACTACGTGGACTTCAGAAACAAGAACAAACCTCGCTACCCCAAAGCGTCTGTCCAGTTCTACAAACGCATTATCAGCTCCAACGGTTTCCCCAGTCAGAAAGAG GTTGAGAACTGGAGGAGAAAGGCCACGGAAACCTGCTCATCCAGCAACCAGCTCTTAGCTGCAG ACCCCTTGACCAGCCACATGGAGATGGTAACTGAGATTGTTGTTCCGACCGTGTGCACTCTTTGTATTTTACTGAGTGCCATCTTCCTTATGTTCCTGCTGCGAAGGCGAAACTAG
- the snapc5 gene encoding snRNA-activating protein complex subunit 5 has protein sequence MHSRLQELKREEETLLKIKLMLQEQLNRLKFEEGALKSIINAQLDEGASQPSSEKKEIYINLDDESEINQTKLLLSAPVDNNMEEEDDDDDDDEDDEDNEEDEEDDYDLDVVPNEDEEDDDY, from the exons ATGCACAGTCGTCTGCAGGAGTTGAAGAGGGAAGAGGAGACCCTCCTTAAAATTAAATTAATGTTACAAGAACAGCTTAATAGGTTGAAG TTTGAAGAGGGGGCCTTAAAATCTATCATTAATGCTCAGCTAGATGAAGGAGCTTCTCAACCCTCATCCGAAAAGAAAGAG ATTTATATCAACCTTGATGATGAGAGTGAGATTAATCAAACCAAACTGCTACTAAGTGCACCTGTAGATAACAACATGGAAGAGGAGGATGACGATGACGACGATGACGAAGATGATGAAGacaatgaagaggatgaagaggatgactATGATCTTGATGTAGTGCCCaatgaggatgaggaagatgatgATTATTGA
- the zwilch gene encoding protein zwilch homolog produces MASKVITNAKNFLKILRSFQDDGDKDAVTCDEDVQILRMNGDAFPVLTALCGKETIFICEKPVQKVTTTEDGEMDEASSCSDDACFVPPVDLGPQPLPIMKARQLVSWYTISQNTNVSSVENQALHPLWVRCDMNDPARTSWLGAEMVCTGSKVMGVKLYSITCKGSSADRRSLITLDELKQEHKKRHHSSSMVIKGSAEFNLFGSVVVENTTIGSQSSVTVDFKWSHVESILETPPLSSTATLNIRISSGDTRSPMFQMYRELEFLQILADGLRTGETEWMEPLETKSAVELTKAYLEELQTPPNIQQDQATKPEETPKTKSEPDTSIFSSFMERGDLDFVEQLWVRMRKSVASYQDIGDCLKLVIKALQYGDIKPWIHRDSSSSLSKLILQSYHQQISHVSLTGLTPVNMLLEMGLDKMRKDYINYLIGQGLTTLNHLSYFLSTEVDHQEQVIRVRKLHHLLEVVTICSTFLGLPFDRLFSLTQLCLQYYKACPYDEDHEFKLQIKPALISHFYQEEQPMLWGVEVSSGHGYREGRTLLQLSDRPLVDHITFETDYPNDTLTGDSVDVAYFTSMACSSLVSFA; encoded by the exons ATGGCCTCAAAAGTGATCACGAACGCCAAGAACTTCTTAAAGATTCTCCG GTCTTTCCAGGATGATGGAGACAAGGACGCGGTCACGTGTGAC GAAGACGTCCAGATATTAAGGATGAATGGAGATGCCTTTCCTGTGCTTACGGCGCTTTGTGGCAAAGAGACAATCTTCATCTGCGAAAAACCA gtCCAGAAAGTAACAACAACTGAAGATGGTGAAATGGATGAGGCATCCTCATGCTCTGATGATGCATGCTTTGTACCACCGGTAGACTTAGGACCACAGCCTCTTCCTATCATGAAAGCAAG GCAACTTGTGTCTTGGTACACAATATCCCAAAACACAAATGTTTCTTCAGTTGAAAACCAAGCCCTACATCCTCTGTGGGTGCGTTGCGACATGAATGATCCAGCCAGAACATCCTGGTTGGGAGCAGAAATGGTTTGCACTGGCAGTAAAGTTATGGGAGTCAAATTATACTCTATCACATGCAAAG GTTCAAGTGCGGACAGAAGGTCACTCATCACCTTGGATGAACTCAAGCAAGAACACAAGAAAAGACACCATTCGTCCTCG ATGGTGATTAAAGGCAGTGCAGAGTTCAACCTATTTGGCTCTGTTGTTGTTGAAAACACCACTATTGGGTCCCAAAGTTCTGTGACTGTGGATTTTAAATGGAGCCATGTAGAAAGTATTCTTGAGACCCCGCCGCTGTCCTCTACTGCCACTCTG AATATCAGAATCTCCAGTGGGGACACAAGGAGCCCAATGTTCCAGATGTACAGAGAGTTGGAGTTTCTTCAG ATTCTTGCAGATGGTTTAAGAACTGGTGAGACTGAATGGATGGAGCCCTTAGAGACCAAGTCCGCTGTAGAATTGACCAAGGCCTACCTGGAAG AACTTCAAACTCCTCCAAATATACAACAAGATCAGGCTACAAAACCAGAAGAG ACACCAAAGACAAAATCTGAGCCAGATACTTCCATTTTCAGCTCCTTCATGGAACGTGGCGATCTGGATTTTGTAGAACAGCTGTGGGTTCGGATGAGAAAAA GTGTGGCTTCATATCAAGACATCGGGGACTGTCTGAAATTAGTTATTAAAGCTTTGCAATATGGTGACATCAAACCATGG ATTCACAGAGACAGTAGCAGCTCTCTCAGTAAGCTCATCCTGCAGTCCTACCACCAGCAGATCAGTCACGTGTCTCTTACGGGTCTCACCCCTGTCAACATGCTGCTGGAAATGGGTCTGGACAAAATGAGGAAAGACTACATTAACTACCTCATTG GGCAAGGATTGACGACTCTTAACCATTTG AGTTACTTTCTCAGCACGGAGGTGGACCATCAGGAGCAAGTGATCCGTGTGAGGAAACTGCACCATCTGCTGGAGGTAGTTACCATCTGCAGTACGTTTTTAGGCTTGCCCTTCGACCGGCTGTTCAGCCTCACACA aTTGTGTTTGCAGTACTACAAAGCGTGTCCGTACGACGAGGACCACGAGTTCAAACTGCAAATAAAACCTGCTCTGATCAGTCATTTCTACCAGGA AGAACAACCAATGCTGTGGGGGGTTGAGGTGTCTAGCGGCCATGGCTACCGTGAAGGCAGGACGTTACTGCAGCTCAGTGACAGACCGCTGGTTGACCACATTACCTTTGAAACAG ATTACCCAAATGACACGCTCACCGGGGACAGCGTGGACGTAGCTTACTTCACCTCCATGGCGTGCTCCAGCCTCGTCAGCTTCGCTTGA
- the lctlb gene encoding lactase-like b isoform X2 has protein sequence MLSRCAVRVCHVLMLVLCLSAAEDFDWTKNDRGSFYYGTFPAGFSWGAGSSAYQTEGAWDKDGKGLSIWDVFSHKKGKILRNDTGDSSCEGYYKTKEDISLMKELKLNHYRFSISWPRLIPTGIKSDHVNEKGIKYYDDLIDHLLENKITPIVTLYHWDLPQVLQEKYGGWQNISMVNYFNEYANLCFERFGNRVKYWITFNNPWSVAVEGYETGEHAPGLKLRGTGAYRVAHHIIKAHAKVWHTYDTQWRGKQKGLIGISLSGDWGEPVDISNQKDVEAAERYVQFYMGWFATPIFHGDYPQVMKDFIGKKSAQQGLGSSRLPTFSSQEKSYIKGTCDFLGIGHFTTRYITQKNYPSGRGGSSYFTDRDLAELVDPRWPDPGSEWLYSVPWGFRRLLNFVKTQYGNPMMYVTENGVSEKLLCTELCDDWRIQYYKDYINEMLKAIKDGVNVRGYTAWSLLDKFEWDEGYSERFGLYYVDFRNKNKPRYPKASVQFYKRIISSNGFPSQKEVENWRRKATETCSSSNQLLAAEEQRSTAANILRLIHDPLTSHMEMVTEIVVPTVCTLCILLSAIFLMFLLRRRN, from the exons ATGCTGTCCCGCTGTGCGGTCAGGGTGTGCCATGTGCTTATGTTGGTGCTGTGTCTGTCTGCGGCTGAGGACTTCGACTGGACAAAGAACGACCGCGGCTCCTTCTATTATGGCACTTTTCCAGCTG GATTTTCGTGGGGTGCCGGCAGTTCAGCCTATCAAACAGAAGGAGCCTGGGACAAAGATGGAAAAGGACTGAGCATCTGGGATGTGTTCAGCCACAAGAAAGGCAAAATCCTGCGTAATGACACCGGAGACTCCTCTTGTGAGGGCTACTACAAAACCAAG GAAGATATCTCTCTGATGAAAGAGTTGAAGCTAAACCACTACCGCTTTTCTATCTCCTGGCCCAGGCTCATTCCAACTGGGATCAAGT CTGACCATGTAAATGAAAAAGGGATCAAGTATTATGATGACCTGATTGACCACCTGCTAGAGAACAAGATCACTCCCATTGTCACTCTGTATCACTGGGATCTTCCACAG GTCTTGCAGGAAAAATACGGCGGATGGCAAAATATTAGCATGGTCAATTATTTTAATGAATATGCTAACCTCTGCTTTGAAAGATTTGGGAATCGAGTAAAATACTGGATCACTTTCAACAATCCATGG TCGGTGGCTGTCGAAGGCTACGAGACGGGTGAGCATGCTCCTGGACTGAAACTGAGAGGAACTGGGGCCTACCGGGTAGCTCATCACATTATCAAG GCACATGCTAAAGTTTGGCATACGTACGACACACAGTGGAGGGGGAAACAAAAAG GTCTGATTGGCATCTCTCTGTCCGGGGACTGGGGAGAGCCGGTGGACATTAGCAACCAAAAGGATGTTGAAGCAGCTGAGAGATATGTCCAATTCTATATGGGGTGGTTTGCCACACCCATCTTTCATGGGGACTACCCTCAAGTGATGAAAGACTTCATTGGCAA AAAGAGTGCGCAGCAGGGCCTGGGATCCTCTCGCCTGCCCACTTTCTCCTCCCAAGAGAAGAGTTACATCAAGGGCACCTGTGACTTCCTTGGCATTGGCCATTTCACCACCCGCTACATCACCCAAAAGAATTACCCATCAGGCCGCGGCGGTAGCAGCTACTTCACCGACCGAGACCTGGCTGAGCTGGTTGATCCTCGCTGGCCAGACCCTGGGTCCGAGTGGCTCTACTCTGTACCTTGGGGATTCAGACGCCTGCTCAACTTTGTCAAG ACTCAGTACGGGAACCCAATGATGTACGTGACGGAGAACGGGGTGTCCGAGAAGCTGTTATGCACAGAGCTGTGCGATGATTGGAGAATACAGTATTATAAAGACTACATCAATGAGATGCTTAAAG CAATAAAAGATGGAGTCAACGTAAGGGGCTACACCGCCTGGTCTTTGCTGGACAAGTTTGAGTGGGACGAGGGCTATTCAGAACGGTTCGGCCTGTACTACGTGGACTTCAGAAACAAGAACAAACCTCGCTACCCCAAAGCGTCTGTCCAGTTCTACAAACGCATTATCAGCTCCAACGGTTTCCCCAGTCAGAAAGAG GTTGAGAACTGGAGGAGAAAGGCCACGGAAACCTGCTCATCCAGCAACCAGCTCTTAGCTGCAG AGGAACAGCGGAGCACTGCTGCCAATATTCTAAGACTTATTCATG ACCCCTTGACCAGCCACATGGAGATGGTAACTGAGATTGTTGTTCCGACCGTGTGCACTCTTTGTATTTTACTGAGTGCCATCTTCCTTATGTTCCTGCTGCGAAGGCGAAACTAG